In a single window of the Nocardiopsis composta genome:
- a CDS encoding phosphoenolpyruvate hydrolase family protein, protein MGRMPREAILERIREKRERRAPIIGGGAGIGLSARSQEAGGVDLLVVYNSGRYRMAGRGSLAGLLAYGNANEIVVDMAREVLTAVTGTPVLAGVNGTDPFCDFDVFLPRLAALGYSGVQNFPTVGLIDGVFRANLEETGMGFAHEVELIRRARGLDLFTSPYVFSEEDAAAMAEAGADVIVCHLGLTTGGRIGAQTALTLPECAERIDAWSRAALAVRPEVTVLCHGGPIAEPDDARYILRTCENVHGFYGASSMERLPVEEALTARTREFTGIEF, encoded by the coding sequence ATGGGCAGAATGCCGCGAGAGGCGATCCTGGAGCGGATCCGGGAGAAGCGGGAGCGGCGCGCGCCGATCATCGGCGGCGGGGCGGGCATCGGGCTGTCCGCCAGGTCGCAGGAGGCCGGCGGCGTCGATCTGCTGGTGGTGTACAACTCCGGCCGGTACCGGATGGCCGGCCGCGGCTCGCTGGCCGGGCTGCTCGCCTACGGCAACGCCAACGAGATCGTGGTGGACATGGCCCGCGAGGTGCTCACCGCGGTGACCGGCACCCCGGTGCTGGCCGGGGTGAACGGCACCGACCCGTTCTGCGACTTCGACGTGTTCCTGCCGCGGCTGGCCGCGCTGGGCTACTCGGGGGTGCAGAACTTCCCCACGGTCGGCCTGATCGACGGCGTGTTCCGGGCCAACCTGGAGGAGACCGGGATGGGCTTCGCGCACGAGGTGGAGCTGATCCGCCGCGCCCGCGGGCTGGACCTGTTCACCTCGCCCTACGTCTTCTCCGAGGAGGACGCCGCGGCGATGGCCGAGGCCGGCGCCGACGTGATCGTCTGCCACCTGGGGCTGACCACCGGCGGGCGGATCGGCGCGCAGACCGCGCTCACCCTGCCCGAGTGCGCGGAGCGGATCGACGCCTGGTCCCGCGCGGCGCTGGCGGTCCGCCCCGAGGTCACCGTGCTCTGCCACGGCGGCCCGATCGCCGAGCCGGACGATGCCCGCTACATCCTGCGGACCTGCGAGAACGTGCACGGCTTCTACGGAGCCTCGTCGATGGAGCGGCTCCCGGTGGAGGAGGCGCTGACCGCCCGCACCCGGGAGTTCACCGGGATCGAGTTCTGA
- a CDS encoding cupin domain-containing protein has product MASTDGSGPGELPTQLFDWGRIKWRVSRRNRPDSAVSVGDVAVFPGKGHARHLHPGSDEVIYVLAGTGEQTVDDGPPFPIAAGDVVHIPRGTPHSTCNTGWNTLQLVVVYGPAGAEEELRGAPDFREVPAGTGHPVENG; this is encoded by the coding sequence ATGGCGAGCACCGACGGCAGCGGCCCCGGCGAGCTGCCCACCCAGCTCTTCGACTGGGGCCGGATCAAGTGGCGCGTGTCGCGGCGCAACCGGCCGGACAGCGCGGTGAGCGTCGGCGACGTCGCGGTCTTCCCCGGCAAGGGGCACGCCCGGCACCTGCACCCCGGCTCCGACGAGGTGATCTACGTGCTGGCCGGGACCGGCGAGCAGACCGTGGACGACGGGCCGCCGTTCCCGATCGCCGCCGGCGACGTGGTGCACATCCCGCGCGGCACCCCGCACTCCACCTGCAACACCGGCTGGAACACACTGCAGCTGGTGGTGGTCTACGGTCCGGCCGGCGCAGAGGAGGAGCTGCGCGGCGCCCCCGACTTCCGCGAGGTCCCCGCCGGCACCGGCCACCCGGTGGAGAACGGATGA
- a CDS encoding Tm-1-like ATP-binding domain-containing protein — MTAPEPPAVAVLGTFDTKAAECCFVADRLAAAGVRPVLVDCGVFGPAGDAPRAPDVAHTEVARAAGHDAAELAAAGDRGAAVAAMADGARAVLLRLHGEGRLAGAVAAGGTGGTSIAAHAMRALPLGLPKVVVSTAASGDTAPYIGESDLVLMPSVVDVSGINSVSARILSNAADAVSGMVRGAPVGHRPPGPTVAASMFGVTTPAVTHARHLLEEQGREVLVFHMTGAGGRTLEALADRGELSGILDLTTTELADELAGGVMSAGPSRLTGGGPDTPRVVSAGALDMVNFGARDTVPERYAGRLLHVHNPAVTLMRTTPGECAELGARLAARVAALPAPAAVLLPLRGVSAISAEGGPFHDPAADAALFGAVRDGLAGTAVRLVELDTDINDPVFAETAVELLNGLLR, encoded by the coding sequence ATGACCGCCCCCGAGCCCCCCGCCGTCGCCGTCCTGGGCACCTTCGACACCAAGGCCGCCGAGTGCTGCTTCGTCGCCGACCGGCTGGCCGCCGCCGGCGTGCGCCCCGTGCTGGTCGACTGCGGCGTCTTCGGCCCGGCCGGAGACGCCCCGCGCGCGCCGGACGTCGCGCACACCGAGGTGGCCCGGGCCGCCGGGCACGACGCGGCGGAGCTCGCCGCGGCCGGCGACCGGGGCGCCGCGGTCGCCGCGATGGCCGACGGCGCCCGCGCGGTCCTGCTCCGGCTGCACGGCGAGGGCCGGCTGGCCGGCGCGGTCGCCGCGGGCGGCACCGGCGGGACCTCGATCGCCGCGCACGCGATGCGCGCGCTCCCGCTGGGCCTGCCCAAGGTGGTGGTGTCCACCGCGGCCTCCGGCGACACCGCGCCCTATATCGGGGAGAGCGACCTGGTGCTGATGCCCAGCGTGGTGGACGTCTCCGGGATCAACTCGGTGTCCGCGCGGATCCTGTCCAACGCGGCCGACGCGGTGTCCGGCATGGTGCGCGGCGCCCCGGTCGGCCACCGGCCGCCCGGTCCGACCGTCGCGGCCAGCATGTTCGGGGTGACCACGCCCGCCGTCACGCACGCCCGGCACCTGCTGGAGGAGCAGGGCCGCGAGGTGCTGGTCTTCCACATGACCGGGGCCGGCGGGCGGACCCTGGAGGCCCTGGCCGACCGGGGCGAGCTCAGCGGGATCCTGGACCTCACCACCACCGAGCTCGCCGACGAGCTGGCCGGCGGGGTGATGTCGGCGGGTCCGTCCCGGCTCACCGGGGGCGGTCCGGACACCCCGCGGGTGGTCTCGGCCGGCGCCCTGGACATGGTGAACTTCGGCGCCCGGGACACCGTGCCGGAGCGCTACGCCGGCCGGCTGCTGCACGTGCACAACCCGGCGGTCACCCTGATGCGGACCACCCCTGGGGAGTGCGCGGAGCTGGGCGCCCGGCTGGCCGCCCGGGTCGCCGCGCTGCCCGCGCCGGCCGCCGTGCTGCTGCCGCTGCGCGGCGTCTCGGCCATCTCCGCCGAGGGCGGGCCGTTCCACGACCCGGCCGCCGACGCCGCGCTGTTCGGCGCGGTCCGCGACGGCCTGGCCGGTACCGCGGTGCGCCTGGTCGAGCTGGACACCGACATCAACGACCCGGTGTTCGCCGAGACCGCGGTGGAGCTGCTGAACGGGCTGCTGAGGTGA
- a CDS encoding chaplin family protein — MLKKMIAAGAVTVASAGVLMFGAGAAYAGGDEIETSGNGSILGGNQIVADLNIPVNVCGNAIGILGNAGAACEDSGAVVDD; from the coding sequence ATGCTGAAGAAGATGATCGCCGCCGGTGCCGTCACCGTGGCCTCCGCCGGGGTCCTCATGTTCGGTGCGGGCGCCGCGTACGCGGGCGGCGACGAGATCGAGACCTCCGGCAACGGCTCGATCCTCGGCGGCAACCAGATCGTCGCCGACCTGAACATCCCGGTGAACGTCTGCGGCAACGCGATCGGCATCCTCGGCAACGCCGGCGCCGCCTGCGAGGACTCCGGCGCCGTCGTCGA